A section of the Delphinus delphis chromosome 1, mDelDel1.2, whole genome shotgun sequence genome encodes:
- the LOC132424101 gene encoding flavin-containing monooxygenase 5-like isoform X2, with product MMCFSDYPVPDHYPNFMHNSQVLEYFRMYANEFDFLKYIRFKTTVCSVKKQPDFSTSGQWEVVTVSEGKKEVNVFDGVMVCTGHPTNAHLPLESFPGIEKFKVQYFHSRDYNNSESFTRKRVIIIGIGNSGSDLAVEISHTAKQVFLSTRRGAWIFNHVGDYGYPFDVLLTS from the exons ATGATGTGCTTCAGTGACTATCCCGTCCCAGATCACTATCCTAACTTCATGCACAACTCCCAGGTCCTGGAGTATTTCAGGATGTATGCCAATGAATTTGACTTTCTAAAGTACATTCGATTTAAG ACCACCGTGTGCAGTGTGAAGAAGCAGCCTGATTTCTCCACTTCAGGCCAATGGGAGGTGGTCACGGTATCTGAAGGGAAAAAGGAGGTGAATGTCTTCGATGGAGTTATGGTTTGCACTGGCCATCCCACCAATGCTCACTTACCCTTGGAAAGCTTTCCTG GAATTGAGAAGTTCAAAGTACAATACTTTCATAGTCGAGATTATAATAATTCAGAGAGTTTCACCAGAAAGAGAGTCATTATAATTGGCATTGGGAATTCTGGAAGCGATCTGGCTGTGGAAATTAGCCACACAGCCAAACAG GTTTTCCTCAGCACCAGAAGAGGGGCTTGGATCTTCAATCATGTCGGAGACTATGGATATCCTTTTGATGTGTTGTTGACTTCTtga
- the LOC132424101 gene encoding flavin-containing monooxygenase 5-like isoform X1 — protein sequence MMCFSDYPVPDHYPNFMHNSQVLEYFRMYANEFDFLKYIRFKTTVCSVKKQPDFSTSGQWEVVTVSEGKKEVNVFDGVMVCTGHPTNAHLPLESFPGIEKFKVQYFHSRDYNNSESFTRKRVIIIGIGNSGSDLAVEISHTAKQVLISELFTLLHQGSCRWTQQSVWIPAHSPSVPMANAGLGFTASVGNILIDDVMETRLQVRFPLFTWPHTKEFGHDHKLCS from the exons ATGATGTGCTTCAGTGACTATCCCGTCCCAGATCACTATCCTAACTTCATGCACAACTCCCAGGTCCTGGAGTATTTCAGGATGTATGCCAATGAATTTGACTTTCTAAAGTACATTCGATTTAAG ACCACCGTGTGCAGTGTGAAGAAGCAGCCTGATTTCTCCACTTCAGGCCAATGGGAGGTGGTCACGGTATCTGAAGGGAAAAAGGAGGTGAATGTCTTCGATGGAGTTATGGTTTGCACTGGCCATCCCACCAATGCTCACTTACCCTTGGAAAGCTTTCCTG GAATTGAGAAGTTCAAAGTACAATACTTTCATAGTCGAGATTATAATAATTCAGAGAGTTTCACCAGAAAGAGAGTCATTATAATTGGCATTGGGAATTCTGGAAGCGATCTGGCTGTGGAAATTAGCCACACAGCCAAACAGGTTTTAATTAGTGAATTATTTACTTTGCTTCACCAAGGAAGCTGCAGGTGGACCCAGCAGAGTGTATGGATACCTGCACACAGCCCATCAGTGCCAATGGCAAATGCAGGGCTTGGTTTCACTGCCTCAGTTGGCAACATTTTGATTGATGATGTGATGGAGACAAGGTTACAAGTTAGATTCCCATTATTCACTTGGCCTCACACTAAGGAATTTGGTCATGACCACAAACTGTGCTCATAA